The window TCTGCGGGGCATTGATGACCCCAATGTTATAGCCAAACTGGAGGGAGCCAAGCACAGCAGAGAACACGGCGAGGACCAGGGTCCCAGTTACTCGCTGCCGCGGGGGCTCCCCGTCCTGGGTAGGCAGAAGAAGAGACGAGGCATGTCACACAGAATCATGCTTCCTTTCTATCCTCCAGGGGCCCGGGCCCAGCCGGAGCTTTAAGATGCTGGGTTCTATCCAACATGTTGGGTGAGGGAAACTGGGCCATATTAGGAATAGAGCAAAGATCTCAGTGTAAACAGGAGTAGGAAGAACCCAACAGTgatcagccatgaaaaagaaaaaaaaaaaaaaaaaaaaaaaaaacaccaccaccaaaacTGGATCTTTGGGTCCAGCAAGCTGAGAAATGTTTGAGGACCTCGGGCCTCACCAttcctctgtgaccttgggacaGGCTTGGCCTTAAGACTTGAGTTGGAATttgggtgaccttgggtgagtcccttccccaccctgagCCTAGGTTTCCActgggttggggggcgggggcgggtagGGGTGATGTTGCCTGCTTTGCCTACCTGTCAGTAAAAGTCAGAAAGTCAAAGTCAAATGTTAACAGTATTCCGGACACTGCTGGATTGATAAAGCGAAGTGGGCCTTATCATCCGCCTCtgccctctttcctctccccctctgGGGGCTCCCTCAGCGGGCTCCCGGAGGCGCCCAACAGGCTCAACAAAAGACAATTCCAAAAAGGACATCGCGGTCATTCCTCCCCGCATATGGCCCTTGGGGTGGCCTTCTCTGTCCCCGCCCcggcctcccttccccctccaggCTCCGACGAAGGGCGGGGGGCCGTGCCCGGCTTCTGTCTGGGGGAGCCAGGCCCAGGGGATGGGGGCGGGAAGGTGGTGTGAGGGGCGGTGGCGGTGGTGGCCGCTCGCTGGCGGTACAGACTGTCTCTCGGCGGAAacctgagctgggggaggggggggctgacactcccctcagcccctccacCAACCGTGGGGCTGAGGGAAAGTTCAGCGTCCTGGAGGacggccaggggtgggggtgggggcccacgGAGAGCCTCCGGTCCTCGAAAAACTTCCCGAGAGAGCCGGGACAGACGGACAGCTCCAGGAGGGCACGGCTCGCCTGGATCTGCTTTCTCAAGCTGGATCGAGGGCAGGGTGTCCCCGATCCCGGCGCAGCGCGCCTCGTACTGGAGAAGGGAGCGAACCCTGGACTCGGGAAATCCAGTGGTGGCCCGTGTCCCCGAACTGTCCCCGAGACCCACTCAGCCTCTTGGAAGGACTGGAATCCCACAGTCACGGGTTGCCCCGCAGGGGTATAAATAgccaggcccccaccccccccccccccccccccccctgcgcCTGCGCAGGGACCGCCCCCTAGCTGACCCCAAAGGCGACCCCAGCCCGAGTAAAGAGGGCCCTGTGCCCCCGTCCCGCCCCCGCATGCTGAACCCTACTTCGGAGCCGATCTGTTGGAAACCCGACGGCATCTTGTCTCAAGAACCGGAGGCGCAGGAGCAGCAGTTAACGGGGAGGCGACTGGGGGTCGGCGGTCCCGGCCTGGCGGGCCGAGGGCGCGGGGCGACGGGCGTCCCGGAGCGACCGCGCGGAGGGCGAGCCTGGCGGGACCCACTGCCGCGAGCCAAGGATGCAGAGAGCGGCAGGGCTCCCCGGGATCTGGCGCagcggggctggggggagagacCCGAAGAGCCCCCGCAGCCCCCACGGGCCACGCCCTTCGCAGCACCCATTGGCCAGGAGCCCGCACACCCCAGAAGGCCACGCCCCTCCCTAAGCCTAGTGTTTAGAATTTGGCACCGGGGAGCGGGTGGGGCCGGCGAGACCACGCCTCCCCGACGTGCCCGACGGGACACGCCCCGCGGGTTCCCGCCCGCCTCCCGCGGGCAAGTTTGGAGACCGGGTCCCAGGACACagcggccccgccccgccgcgtGCGGAGACTCCGCCCCGCAGCCGGGGTTGGGGCCGTAGAGGCGACTTGGGTGCCCTTCGCCGAGGGTTGGGACCGCGGGGTCCGGGAGGAGGGGATGCGGCAGGTAGGCTGGCCCGGGAGAGAAGTCTGGCGGCCCGACGCAGCGCGCGCGAGGTGGCGCGCGGGGTGGCTGGGGAGCAATGGCCTGGAGTAACCCCCCCGCGTCTATTTTTAGCTCCCAAGTTGGGAGATGCCAAATGTCAGGTCCCGGGTGTCCCGGCCTGTcccgggcgggggagggcagggagatggAGCCTTAAAGGGTCCGAGACGCGCTAACCACGCGGGGACGGcccgggtgtgtgtgtggggggggNNNNNNNNNNCCCCCCCAGCTCTTCCCTGTTTCTCTACAGGTGGTAATAGACAAACATCCCGTCCGGTTTTTTGTACATAAGAGGCCCCATGTGGATTTCTTCTTAGAAGTGGtgagtttgggggcacctggggggctcagtcggttgagcatctgacttcggctcaggtcatgatgatctcgtggttcgtgggtccgagccccacgtcgggctctgtgctcacagctcagagcctggagcctgctttggattctgtgtctccgtctctctctctgcccctccctggctcacacactcactctctctcaaaaaaaaaagaaaaaaaaaggaaaaaaaatacattagaaaaaaaatggtgaatttgTAGAAGCTGGGGGGAGCCCTGTGATGAAGGAATGGCGTTAAGGCTCTGGGAATTCAGAGCGGTTGGAGGAAGTACAGGGTGAGGAGAAAATAGGTATGGGCAGTTTTGGAGAAGGGCAGTTGTGGGCCGGTCACAGGGCGGCTGTCAGTAGCTTGGGTTCGTTTGTTGTGCTGATGCAATTCTGTTCTTCCACAGGCTTCCTGATCGTTTGCTTTCACACCTCTGAATCTTTAAGGGTGTACGGGGTCTAAGACTCTTGAGTTTGGGGGCCTTCAGAATTTTGTGTTCTCAGAGACATCTGATGCTCTTGAAAGGCCTGAAGGACCGGGCTGGAGTCTAGTGAAGGCGAGTTGTGCGCGTTCAGAGGAAGGATCGCTTCTTctgaccccaccctccccctgaTCAATTTCAGGTGAGCCAGTGGTACGAGCTGGTGGTGTTCACAGCAAGCATGGAGATTTACGGCTCTGCTGTGGCAGATAAACTGGACAATAGCAGAAGCATTCTCAAGAGGAGATACTACAGACAGGTAAGAGGAGGCTCGGGAGGCAGGCTGGCAGGGAGGGCTCTGGGTTTGAGCAGTTTCCCCAGAAAGGGACCTTCTGGGGGGTGAGCGGAGGCGTACTGCATGACCCCCTCTGTGGGAGGCGGCTGCCCGTGGGCATTGTTGGGACTGGGCAGCCGTCACAGGGGCCGAGTCTCCTTTTGATGCCCAGCGTGGCCCTACCCTCCAGCATTGCACTTTGGAACTGGGCAGCTACATCAAGGACCTCTCCGTGGTCCACAGCGACCTCTCCAGCATCGTGATCCTGGATAACTCCCCAGGGGCCtaccggagccacccaggtatgggggggggggggtgagtctGGCAGGACCAGGAAGTGGTTCGGAGAAGGTTATTTTGAATGCCTGGAGCTGGGATTCCTGGCTTACTGTAGGTCAGGATGCCAggtatttctgttttctgggagacactctcccttccccacttgtccACTTCATAGGTCACGTTGCTCGTATCAGTTTGCTTCAGGTGAGACACAGTAGCAATAAATTTGATTAGAAGCCTCACGTTAATGTGAGACACAGTGATTGTAGGTTAATTTTATcttgggggaggggcctgggtggctcagtcatttgagcatctgactgtgatgtaggctcaggtcacgatcccagggtcatgggatcgagccccgtgtcgggctttgcactgagtgtggagcctgcttgggagtctctccctctgctcctttctcccACTCACGCATCCACCCCCATCTCTCAAATAGACATGAATATGAATgcctcttttaaaaagtttgttttggcGAATAAAATAGGAAGGTTTACCTAGGTGGTTAGGTTTGGGTGGGTCAGGGAGAGGGTACggattttaaagtaatgatccccattttcccaaaggaaagaaaaaccggCCTGAGTCTtgaattgtgtgtttttttttcacgTGCGCTTCTTTTCACCCACCCTAGACAACGCCATCCCCATCAAATCGTGGTTCAGTGACCCCAGCGACACCGCCCTCCTCAACCTGCTTCCCATGCTGGACGCCCTCAGGTAACGGAAGCCAGACACATTGCGgaggaaaggaggtgggggaTCCCGAGAGGGACTAAAAACGCGTCCTGTTTGACTTATGTCTTTTCCCTTAAGAACTTAGCCTTTGAACCCAGGTGTTCGTACAGTAAAGCTCATCACTTGTAGCCAGTGGGTTTGGGGCAAACTGGACCTCAGTGTCACGTGAGCATGGTGattctttcctcccccccccttccccccccatctCCAACGAGGCTTCGTCTTGTCATCCCAGGTTCACCGCCGACGTTCGTTCTGTGCTGAGCCGAAACCTTCACCAACACAGGCTGTGGTGACGGCTGCTCCCCCTCCACCtgcgctggggtgggggggagagggagggtgagcTCTCGGGATGCCGTCTGATGCCCTGTCGGATGGTGAGGACTGCCTGGGCAGgacctgcccctcccgcccctctcTGCCCAGGGAGCCCTGCGCTCCGTGTGGAGTCTGGACGGACACACGGGCCACACTCGCAAGCAGCCTCACTCTGACTTCGAGTTCGCGCTCCCTGGAAACCCCGGACGGGGACAGAAGCGGAGGCCTGGGAGAGCCCGAACTGTCTGGTGGAGAGACCAGACCGGCCAGAATGAGAGACAGACATTCGGTAATCCGGGAGGCTCAAAGAAAAGCCAAGCCAGCTTtgttgtgatttcattttttaaaaactcttgtaCAAAACTGATCTAATTCTTCACTCCAAGGGCTGGACTGTGGGTGGGAAACTGGGATTTTGGGCCACTGGATTTTCCCCAAACTtgtcctgccctcccccctttcttttccttctattttcccttcttcctagACTCCCTCAGACCTgtaaccagcttttttttttttttttttttttttcccttcctttctctcttttaaaccATGCATTATAACTTTGAAACCAAAGCTGCCCCAGGTCCTTCTCTGGGGGTTGGGAGATGAAGGGAGGCGTCTTTGTTCACGTCCCCCCTGTCGGGGCGAGGTGCTGTTGGCtttgggggaggagtggggagcctCGACATCAGGTGCTCTGGCGGGAAGGGTCTTGGAGACGGGATGGGCGCCCCGGCGGGGACCGGGAGGGCGGCCGTGTGTCCTGAAGGAGCCTGGCCTGCGGGCTGGGACGACGCGGCAGTGTGGCGGCGGGAGATTGCTGGACCAGAAGCCAGACGGGCGGGACCTCGCCGGGGGCCGACGCGGACACGCCCGACCGCGGGGGGGCCTAGCGCcaggcccggccccgccccggccgccccggccccgccccccggcgcccctcccccccacctccccgcggCCGGCTCTACTTCCCGCGGCCGCCACGTGACGCTCCGCCCTTCTCTGAGATCACATGATTTTTCTCTCGCGACCGCCGAGTGTGTTCCTCCGCGATGACGTAGTCCCTACCTTTCGGACCTCCTCTCAGGTCCCTATTGGTCCACTCTTCCCTGGAACCTAAGCGTCCGGTGCGTTTCCCCGAACGTGTGTTTCGTTTCTGTCCCCCTTCATTTCCGGAGACCAGCTCCCCGACTTGGGTACTACTTTGTTTTGGTGTCAGCTGCCGCCGTCGGCGTACCGACGCGTTTCGTGAATAGCTATCCTTGTAAttatctctgccttttttttttttcccctctttacGTTATTCCCGAAAAGAACTTTCGGAGAACCGAGTCTCAAATTACAGTTACCGACTCGCAGCCCTTTTCATCCCCAGCCTCGTGGGGGAAGGTCAGAATGTGGGTTTTCGGTTATTTTCGACCATTGCACAAGCCAACCACCTTTGCTACGTCGTCTGCGTAGCCCACAAGTTGATTCCAAAGCGATTACGCAGACGGCGTGAGGGGGGGCGGTCAGGGGGTGGCGCTACGCTGGCGGCGTTATGGCCGCTGCGCTGGTGGCGTAACGTAGCAGGCGGGGCGGCCCCGGACCGTCGTGGGTGGGGTTGGTGAATAGGGAAGTGGCGCAAGCCCCGGGATCGCTCCGCTGAATCCGCCCGCGCGTcgccgccgtcgccgccgccCCCCGTCCCGGCCCCCCCCCCGGGTTCCCTCAGCCCAGCCCGGTCCAGCCCGGTTCCCGGGAGGATGAAGTTCGTGTATAAAGAGGAGCATCCGTTCGAGAAGCGCCGCTCTGAGGGCGAGAAGATCCGAAAGAAATACCCGGACCGGGTTCCGGTGAGGACAGTAGTCAGGGCCGAGGGCGCGGGGCGCTGGCTCTGACGCCACAGCCTGGGCTTGGGTCCGGCCAGGCGGCGCGGGCACTGGGCTGCCGGCTGTGGCGGGCGCGACACTGCTGTCCCCGGGCTCGGAGGTTGAAAGCGGGGTGGCgagagagctgggggtggggggacacagatGGGAGAGGGAGACCTGGGGATTGGTGTGCGAGGCTGCAGGGAGTTTGACAGCCTGAGCTGCTCACGGTCTTTACCCCGAGCTAGCCAGGTTTTTGAGCCTGAAGCTCTAGGCGGCCCACTCGAGTCGTCCGTGCCCTATTAGGATAGTTGTTTATTATGACGCCCTACTGAGGGATCCTGAATGTTTGGGTGAGTTCAGCACAGTGGGGTCAGGATCTCTGCTCAAGGCTGCGCCGCGTGTTCAGAGACAAAGAAAACCGAGTCGGACAGATTTGGGTGCTAGGAATTGTGTCACTCGAGTTCTTGACAGGGGTAACTCTGGGACCATACACctaatatttcctaattttcatCTACCCTTCATCAGGTGATTGTAGAAAAGGCTCCCAAAGCTCGGATAGGAGACCTGGACAAAAAGAAATACCTGGTGCCTTCTGATCTCACAGGTGGGGACCTGACCCAGGCCCCGGGTTAGCTTCCTATGGGTGGCCGGGCATCTTTGTGGGAAAAGGTTCCACATTGTAACTGCTCTcgctcgggggtggggggtggggggggcccttGTGATCTCTGGCTTCATCCTGCCTTGTCTCTTCGGCAGTTGGTCAGTTCTACTTCTTGATTCGGAAGCGAATTCATCTCCGAGCTGAGGAtgccttgtttttctttgtcaacaATGTCATTCCACCCACCAGTGCCACAATGGGTCAGCTCTACCAGGTTTGTGCATGGGGAAGCCGGGAGGCTTCGGGGAGGTGCGGGAAGAGCTTGAGGGGAAGAAAGTCCTAAGTCAGCAGTTCCTGGACCAGCTGCCTTGCTCCGCTGTCCACTTTATCTTTGGCCTCAAAATTTCAGCATAGTCCTGGGTTGGAGGTTCGGACGAGGCCATGGGAATGgccagaagggagagaagggtgagGTGGACCACAGTCCCGATCCTTCACCTGCCCCAGCGTCCTCCCCGTTCCAAGGCAGAGAACAGTCAGAGGGAGAGCTTTTTGCCCAGGACTGCTGCTAGGGGTGATGCTGCTTGGCTGCTACGGTCTGAAGTGAGGGAGTGAGTCAGGACGCTAGTTTTCGGGGGGTCTGCCTCAAGAACGGGGCTTTGGAGAAGGAGGGGGGGCAGTGGGTGGTTCAAGTGACTGTAGCCCGGGTGCCTGAGTACCGGtgttctctgcttctgccccaggAACATCACGAAGAAGACTTCTTTCTATACATCGCCTACAGTGATGAGAGCGTCTACGGTCTGTGAAGCTGCTGCCCCTGAGGTGGGGGGTCCCAGCCTACAAAGAGAGAGGTGGCCCCCCTTCCTTGACCTAGTCCTCCTTCAGGCTCGACCACCACCTCCCTCCTTCAGGACCTGCACTTCCTAACGTTCGAggctctcctccagcccctcttAGCAGGAGGGCTCATGGGGGAGGTGGCTTCTAGGACCTCTCCTttgtcccctttctctttccaccTTCCCCACTGTGCTTTAGACTTCTCGATTGTCAATCTCTGTCACATCTAGTGATCGTTTTGGTTCCTGTCCCCTTTCTAACTGCCCAAGGGGCTCAGAACCCCGACATTCCCTTCCTTTCACTACCTTCTTTTTGGGGGGTAGAGGGGAGGGACTGAAGTTGTGGGGGGAAGGTAGGAGGCACATCAATAAAGAGGAAACCACCAAGCCGAACTGGATCTTGCTTTGTGttgcttccctccttctttttctttttagttgtcCCGAGGTGGGGATAGTTATCCGGAGGTGGGCAAAGTGGCGGTTGGAGGGACAGTAATATATTTTGGTTTACTCTGttcatgttggttttttttttccttggcgggggaagggaggggcagtgtTTTTGCTGTGATGAAAGGAATACGGAGTATCGTTTCATGAGACTTCTGTTTTATATACCTGTCTTTTGGGTCTTGATATaaagagttgtttttgttttttacaccGTGGGTTCCGGTGGACAAAGTTGGAAAGTACCTGCTTTAAATAAATGCCTCCCGAGTTTGTTACGGCCTTTGGGTTAGGGAAGAGCTGGTCGCGTGTGGGAGCTGGTGAAGGGACTCCGTCCTCGCTTGGCATGTCGCTTGGCCAGACTAATGCCGGTGTGTGGAATTCAAGGGAGGCAGAAgacggggaggagggaggcattATCATCAGGAGGACTTCATCCCCCAGCAACCCTTTCTCCCTCTGGCCGGAAGTGGGGCGGTCCAACGGGGGAGAAAGAAGCCGCAGAAAGAGGCAGTATGGTGGCCGAGAGTTCTaatcccttcttttccttctttcttagtcCCGCCCAGCCTACATTTCCCATGATCCTGCGCGCGCTCTTCCGCCCTACCCTCTGCTCCCAATCTCCCCGCCACTCcccgggggaggggagcggaCTAACGCGCCTGCGCCCATCCTTGGCTTGCTGGGAACTGAAGTTCCAGAGGCCTATGGGGTCCCCTTTCCGCTGCCCCCGGACGGACTACACGCCCCTTGATGCA is drawn from Panthera uncia isolate 11264 chromosome E1, Puncia_PCG_1.0, whole genome shotgun sequence and contains these coding sequences:
- the CTDNEP1 gene encoding CTD nuclear envelope phosphatase 1, which gives rise to QLFPVSLQVVIDKHPVRFFVHKRPHVDFFLEVVSQWYELVVFTASMEIYGSAVADKLDNSRSILKRRYYRQHCTLELGSYIKDLSVVHSDLSSIVILDNSPGAYRSHPDNAIPIKSWFSDPSDTALLNLLPMLDALRFTADVRSVLSRNLHQHRLW
- the GABARAP gene encoding gamma-aminobutyric acid receptor-associated protein, whose amino-acid sequence is MKFVYKEEHPFEKRRSEGEKIRKKYPDRVPVIVEKAPKARIGDLDKKKYLVPSDLTVGQFYFLIRKRIHLRAEDALFFFVNNVIPPTSATMGQLYQEHHEEDFFLYIAYSDESVYGL